The Cervus elaphus chromosome 9, mCerEla1.1, whole genome shotgun sequence genomic interval TACATAGAATGCACTTGGCCTGGTAAATAGTTTGCAAACTTCCACAAGCctttgaattcattttatttgaaaagtaaaataacatcATCCTCACTCGTGTTTCCCAGGGACAATCACTTCTTCTAAGCATTCCCCATTGCCTCCCATTGCTCTTAGCTTTAGGAGAAAACAAGTACCTGCTTTGGGTCCACTCAGCAGCATCTTCCTCATTCTCTGCCTAGGACCCAGATtcccatgaaaataaaacaagctgGGGGACAAAATTAGAGCAAGGAAGTCTGTTCTGGCCCTGCCTTCAGATTCAAATCAGGTCTTTTTTCCTGGTGACCTAGTCAGGTCCCCCAGGTCCAGTAGGGCTTCATTTTAGGCAAAGTCACTATTGGTACTCTTGGTTTCGTCATCACACACATTCAACAATATTCATTCATTGAGTAAATATCGAAATTGAAACTTTCCTATTTTGGTTTGGTAATAGAAACCTCCATTTCCAATGTCctcaaatgtttactgaataaatggATTGTGGTTCTAGAACCAGATAGGGTGAAGACTTTGAGTTGCTGAGAACGTTGACTAAAGAAAACCTCTCACTGAGACACGAAGCACTTCTCTTCCTCAGGATGGACTCCTGTTGCTGTCCTGCTAAGCAAGGGCATGGTCAAACTGCCCTTTCTCCAGGCCTTCAAGTCCGTCAGCCCAGGTCGAGGTTGGCATGCTCCGATACGGGTCCAAAAGAATCCGGAAGCACCTGACGATGAGGAtgcccaaaaaaataaacaacaaaatcacaaaaacaaaTGTGGTTTTCTGCTCCAGAGACATGCTAGAATCTGATGACATGTTCCCAAGGGGCACCaggggagaagggactggctgtcCTCCATCCATCGTCCAGGGATGCTAGAGCACGGGGTCTCCCggcttctttctcttccatcATCAGCCTGCTGAGATCATGGTGGCTGCACCTTGGAGAGGcttcagagagaaaggaagggaaggagatggAGTAAACATCAAAGGGCAACTGTATTTCTAGGCTCAACATCCTATTTTTCAGAGAGAAGAAGCAATCGCTAAGCTTTTTCAACAGGGATGCTTAATTCCATATAACTATGGGGAAGAATATGTTACTCTTGCATGAAATTACCAGACTGCTCTCAGGGCAGCCACCTGGGGCCAGGAGGGATGGGCAGGAAGGGCAACCAGAGTACAGAAGATGAGAAATGTACAAGGTAATGTTGACCTCAGGTGTGTTGCCAACTTGACATCCAAACCCAGCCTCCCTGCCAAGTCTCTTCCAGATTCCCTCCAATAACAATACTCTCACATCATTCTTATAATGAGACCATTGACTGGACACCAGCTGTGTGCCAGGACTGAAGATAGCCACTCTACCACAGCCTCCATGAAAGCAGGGATCTCTGTagtatgaggaaactgaggc includes:
- the CTXN3 gene encoding cortexin-3, whose amino-acid sequence is MDGGQPVPSPLVPLGNMSSDSSMSLEQKTTFVFVILLFIFLGILIVRCFRILLDPYRSMPTSTWADGLEGLEKGQFDHALA